The proteins below are encoded in one region of Pontibacter deserti:
- a CDS encoding ABC transporter permease: MLKIYFLTAIRSLLRNKSYTILNIAGLALGITCSILLFLVIKYELSYDTFHTKGDRIYRVIMNFKAEGEIQPQASIPVPVTKVLRENNPGVELVTQVYGDIEGQITVPARNGNPPKHFRETAPIAFVEPGFFEMFSFDTGNADFTKPLSEPNNIILTKTLADKYFPEGDAVGQIVKFNNKLTLHVAGVIPDLPVTTDFPFVLFISYPTVKEFSPYDIDNWNTTVSNQNLFVMLPDGAEKNEFSEKINRSIKPHIPEDQTDYDSFYLQPLSEVHFGNGLDNYAMRTVSKEVIWGMAIIGIFLIITACINFINLATAQAVKRAKEVGMRKVLGSGYWQIILQFLGETFIITLTATLLSVILTELALPYLNKVLELEIPFSLINDPVLLLFLVLEIIVVTLFAGLYPAFILARFQPITAFRSRISTQKVAGLSLRQALVVVQFTICQVLIICTIIVSNQMEYFRNKPLGFDKEGIILLRLPVFQAEKLMVYRQELLSNPAIQNVSFALSSPSSTFTSQTSFRFNNGSENMPFQSNTKYTDEHYFDLFDIKFVAGRSYTKSDSIQEYVINETMRRKLGIKSAQDAIGMKIGLGSNPQLPIVGVVEDFHQSSLHQPIAPSIMTTLSNGYFHLAAKVDLNNTEAAIKHLEKTWYKAYPDDVFNYEFLDETFARFYSAEIRQNTLFKVFAGIAILIGCLGLYGLVAFMAAQRTKEVGIRKVMGASIFSITLLFSKEFIKLVLVAFVIAVPIAYYLMNSWLQDFTYRITLNHTPFLLAGFATLVIALLTMSTQAIKAAMANPVISLKSE, translated from the coding sequence ATGTTAAAGATCTATTTCCTGACTGCCATTCGTTCGCTGCTTCGCAACAAGAGCTATACTATACTTAATATCGCTGGTCTGGCACTGGGTATTACCTGCAGCATCCTGCTATTCCTGGTTATTAAGTATGAGTTGAGCTACGATACCTTCCATACCAAAGGCGACCGCATTTACCGCGTTATCATGAACTTTAAAGCCGAAGGAGAGATACAGCCACAGGCTTCTATACCTGTACCAGTAACAAAGGTACTACGAGAAAATAATCCGGGTGTAGAACTGGTTACGCAAGTATATGGCGACATTGAAGGACAAATAACCGTACCGGCCCGCAATGGAAACCCGCCCAAACATTTTCGCGAAACTGCACCAATTGCTTTTGTAGAGCCAGGCTTTTTCGAAATGTTTAGCTTTGATACGGGCAATGCTGATTTTACAAAACCTCTGAGCGAACCAAACAATATTATACTTACCAAAACACTGGCTGATAAATACTTCCCGGAGGGTGATGCTGTGGGCCAGATCGTAAAGTTTAACAACAAACTTACGTTGCATGTAGCAGGCGTTATTCCTGACCTGCCCGTTACTACAGATTTCCCTTTTGTGCTTTTTATCTCCTACCCAACTGTTAAGGAATTCTCGCCCTACGATATTGATAACTGGAATACGACGGTAAGTAACCAAAACCTGTTTGTTATGCTGCCAGATGGTGCAGAGAAGAATGAATTCAGTGAAAAGATTAACCGTTCAATAAAACCGCATATTCCGGAAGACCAGACCGATTACGACAGCTTTTACCTGCAGCCACTTTCGGAGGTACATTTTGGGAATGGGCTGGATAACTATGCCATGCGCACCGTATCCAAAGAGGTAATCTGGGGTATGGCCATTATCGGTATTTTCCTGATCATTACAGCATGTATTAACTTTATAAACCTGGCAACAGCCCAGGCAGTAAAACGTGCCAAAGAAGTAGGCATGCGCAAGGTGCTGGGCAGTGGTTATTGGCAGATTATCCTGCAGTTCCTTGGAGAAACCTTTATCATTACGCTGACTGCTACTTTACTATCTGTTATACTTACCGAGCTTGCCCTGCCATACCTGAACAAAGTACTGGAGCTGGAAATACCTTTCAGTTTAATAAATGATCCGGTATTGCTGCTGTTCCTGGTGCTTGAGATTATAGTTGTTACCTTGTTTGCAGGTCTATACCCTGCCTTTATACTTGCCCGTTTCCAGCCAATCACCGCCTTCCGCAGCCGAATCTCTACCCAGAAAGTGGCTGGCTTATCTTTACGCCAGGCGCTGGTAGTGGTACAGTTTACAATTTGCCAGGTACTTATTATTTGTACCATCATAGTAAGTAACCAGATGGAATATTTCAGGAACAAGCCACTTGGTTTCGATAAAGAAGGTATAATTCTGCTGAGGCTACCGGTATTCCAGGCTGAAAAACTGATGGTGTATCGCCAGGAGCTGCTAAGTAATCCAGCCATTCAAAATGTGAGTTTTGCTCTGTCCTCGCCGTCATCCACCTTTACCTCCCAAACAAGTTTCCGCTTCAACAACGGCAGTGAGAATATGCCTTTTCAATCCAATACAAAGTATACAGATGAGCATTACTTCGACCTGTTCGACATCAAGTTTGTAGCTGGTCGTTCTTATACCAAAAGTGACAGCATTCAGGAATATGTTATCAATGAAACCATGCGCCGCAAATTGGGTATTAAATCGGCACAGGATGCTATTGGTATGAAGATAGGATTAGGTTCAAATCCGCAGTTGCCTATAGTTGGTGTAGTAGAAGATTTTCATCAGAGCTCCCTGCACCAGCCAATTGCCCCATCTATCATGACGACGTTGAGCAACGGGTACTTCCATTTGGCTGCTAAAGTAGACCTAAACAATACAGAAGCTGCTATAAAACATCTCGAAAAAACCTGGTATAAAGCATACCCGGATGATGTATTTAACTATGAATTTTTAGATGAGACCTTTGCCCGCTTCTATAGTGCCGAAATTCGGCAGAACACGCTTTTCAAAGTTTTCGCAGGTATAGCTATACTGATAGGTTGTTTAGGCTTATATGGTCTTGTAGCTTTCATGGCTGCCCAACGAACCAAAGAAGTAGGAATACGGAAAGTAATGGGTGCTTCTATCTTTAGTATCACACTGCTTTTCTCAAAAGAGTTTATAAAGCTGGTACTGGTTGCCTTTGTGATTGCTGTTCCGATAGCTTACTATTTGATGAACTCGTGGCTGCAGGACTTCACTTACCGCATAACCCTTAACCATACTCCTTTCTTGCTAGCCGGATTCGCCACCTTGGTTATAGCATTACTCACTATGAGTACACAAGCTATAAAAGCAGCTATGGCAAACCCTGTGATTTCATTAAAAAGCGAATAG